A region of bacterium DNA encodes the following proteins:
- a CDS encoding mannose-1-phosphate guanyltransferase: MGIDRAGGGARARARATYRVSRLTRTIAVIPAGGAGTRLWPRSRSSTPKHVLPLGDHGRPLLRATYDRATSLADEVFVLTEVRQKEIIEAVLPEVDAEHLILEPAARGTTNAYGLAALTLSERDPSAVMLALPADHVVSGRAQIARAVRTAVRAAATTESLVTVGLKPTFPSIGLGYIHAPGRLAAGTLRVRRFIEKPDLDTAKGFLKAGGYFWNLAWFSWRVEIFIEQLARHAPRHLSGLRKVLAARAAGDEAGAAALYRRLPVEVVDRSVMEKTDRLLLVPADFEWADIGNWAELGERVRADAGGNSVEGEAVLVDTHGSLILGDRRLVATIGLRDMIIVDTEDALLVCPRSRAQDVKKIVEALKRSRKTRYL; encoded by the coding sequence ATGGGAATCGACCGCGCGGGCGGAGGAGCTCGCGCAAGAGCTCGCGCAACATATCGGGTGAGCCGTTTGACGCGCACCATCGCGGTCATACCGGCGGGGGGCGCGGGGACGCGCCTGTGGCCGCGCTCGCGCAGTTCCACGCCCAAGCACGTCCTGCCACTCGGCGACCACGGCCGGCCCCTGCTGCGGGCCACGTATGACCGGGCGACCTCCCTGGCGGACGAGGTTTTCGTGCTCACCGAGGTACGCCAAAAGGAGATCATCGAAGCCGTCCTTCCCGAAGTCGACGCCGAGCATCTGATCCTGGAGCCGGCGGCGCGCGGCACGACCAACGCCTACGGCCTGGCCGCCCTGACGCTGAGCGAGCGCGATCCCAGCGCCGTGATGCTGGCCCTGCCGGCGGATCACGTGGTGAGCGGCAGGGCTCAGATCGCCCGGGCGGTGCGAACGGCGGTCCGCGCCGCCGCCACCACCGAGAGCCTGGTGACGGTGGGCCTCAAGCCGACCTTCCCATCCATCGGGCTGGGCTACATCCATGCGCCGGGTCGACTCGCCGCCGGCACGCTTCGGGTCAGGCGTTTCATCGAGAAGCCCGACCTCGACACCGCCAAGGGCTTCCTGAAGGCGGGCGGCTACTTCTGGAACCTGGCGTGGTTTTCGTGGCGGGTGGAGATCTTCATCGAGCAGCTCGCCCGCCACGCGCCGCGCCATCTGTCCGGGCTGCGCAAGGTACTGGCGGCGCGGGCGGCCGGCGACGAGGCCGGCGCTGCGGCGCTGTACCGGCGGCTTCCAGTCGAGGTCGTGGACCGCAGTGTCATGGAGAAGACCGATCGCCTGCTGCTCGTGCCGGCGGATTTCGAATGGGCGGACATCGGCAACTGGGCTGAGCTCGGCGAGCGGGTTCGCGCCGACGCCGGCGGCAACTCGGTGGAGGGGGAGGCGGTCCTCGTGGACACCCACGGCAGCCTCATCCTCGGCGACCGGCGGTTGGTGGCCACGATCGGACTCCGGGACATGATCATCGTCGACACCGAGGACGCCTTGCTGGTGTGCCCTCGATCTCGCGCCCAGGACGTGAAGAAGATCGTCGAGGCGCTCAAGCGGTCGCGCAAAACCCGTTACCTTTAG
- a CDS encoding methionine adenosyltransferase, with product MSTSSLFTSESVTEGHPDKLADQISDAILDAILAKDPLARVACEAIVTTGLVIVVGEITTDCYVDIPRIIRQTVREVGYTRAKYGFDAETCGVVTSIDEQSPDIAHGVDVGGAGDSGMVFGFACDETPELMPLPITIAHKLARRLAEVRRNKTLSYLRPDGKVQVTVRYGEDGRPAGVDNVVVSAQHHDEIDIEQLRADIAKHVIDAVIPAGLREGGLRSFINPTGRFVVGGPVADAGLTGRKTMVDSYGSYARHGGGCFSGKDPTKVDRAGAYGARHVAKNVVAAGLATRCEVQISYAIGVVKPVAVRIDTLGTGSVPDGVIAAAVSKLFDLSPLGIIKELNLRRPLFRQTAVYGHFGRTDIDAPWESTARAEELAQELAQHIG from the coding sequence ATGTCGACTTCCAGCTTGTTCACGTCCGAGTCGGTCACCGAGGGCCACCCGGACAAGCTCGCCGATCAGATCTCTGATGCGATCCTCGACGCCATCCTGGCCAAGGACCCGCTGGCCCGAGTCGCCTGCGAGGCGATCGTCACCACCGGCCTGGTCATCGTCGTCGGCGAGATCACGACCGACTGCTACGTCGACATCCCGCGCATCATCCGCCAGACGGTGCGTGAGGTCGGCTACACGCGGGCCAAGTACGGCTTCGACGCGGAAACCTGCGGCGTGGTCACGAGCATCGACGAGCAGTCGCCCGACATCGCCCATGGTGTCGACGTGGGCGGCGCCGGAGATTCCGGGATGGTGTTCGGCTTCGCCTGCGATGAGACCCCCGAGCTGATGCCGCTCCCGATCACCATCGCGCACAAGCTGGCCCGCCGGCTGGCGGAGGTACGCCGGAACAAGACTCTCAGCTACCTGCGCCCCGACGGCAAGGTCCAGGTGACCGTGCGTTACGGCGAGGACGGGAGGCCGGCCGGGGTGGACAACGTGGTCGTCTCCGCCCAGCACCATGACGAGATCGACATCGAGCAGCTTCGCGCCGACATCGCCAAGCACGTCATCGACGCGGTCATCCCCGCCGGCCTGCGGGAGGGCGGCCTGCGCTCGTTCATCAATCCGACCGGCCGCTTCGTCGTCGGCGGACCGGTCGCTGACGCCGGCCTGACCGGGCGCAAGACCATGGTCGACTCATATGGCAGCTATGCGCGTCACGGCGGCGGCTGTTTCTCGGGCAAGGACCCGACCAAGGTCGATCGGGCGGGGGCGTATGGCGCCCGGCACGTCGCCAAGAACGTCGTCGCGGCGGGCCTCGCGACGCGATGCGAAGTGCAGATCTCCTATGCCATCGGGGTCGTGAAGCCGGTGGCGGTCCGCATCGACACGCTCGGCACCGGGTCCGTGCCCGACGGCGTGATCGCGGCCGCCGTGAGCAAGCTTTTCGACCTGAGCCCGCTGGGGATCATCAAGGAGCTGAATCTCAGGCGCCCGCTGTTTCGCCAGACCGCGGTCTACGGTCACTTCGGCCGCACCGACATCGATGCGCCATGGGAATCGACCGCGCGGGCGGAGGAGCTCGCGCAAGAGCTCGCGCAACATATCGGGTGA